The sequence ggggagcgAGACCCCCCTGGCTGaaccctgcccccccagccctgccggtGAGGGACTACCTGAGAGAGGATGAGACCTTCTCGTGGTTCCTCTGGACCAACACGTCTCTGCCCCCGGAGCTGGTGGACGAGCTGATGGGGGCCCGGCTCAACCCCCGCATCGTGAGTGTCGGTGCAGCGCCCACTCCTGGTACCCGtggtgctgggggctgcggCATGACGGGCCCTCTCCCACCAGTTCTCCCTGGCGAGCACCCGCCTTCCGCTGAAGGCCGTGGTCTGCAACGCCTCGGAGCTGGGGGGCTTCCTGGCGGGGGGCGATGCCGCTTCCACCCAGCGCCTGCAGCGAGGGCTCTGCAACCTGCCTGGCCCCCAGCTCCGCGCCATGGAGGGCTCCTTTCTCTCCCAGCTCGACCTCCCCCGGCTCCTGGTGGTGagcccccagcctggccagaCGCTGGGTGCTGGCAAGTGCCGGGCCAGAGACCCCCGGCTCCCGCCCCAGAGGGGCTGTGACCCCTCTTCCCATGCCCCCCCTTGTAGGAACAGCTGAGCTCAGAGGTGGGTGGCATTGCTGGCACCACGGAAGCCTTGGGCACCTTCCTGCGGGATGCAGCATCCCTGATGGAGGAGGTAGCACCCTGCTCCCTGCTCAagtgccccccacccaccccctgcACTCAAGCAGTGCCCCGCTTCCCGCGGTGTCGTtgggtgtccctgtcccctctaGCCCCACTCCCCATCCCACTCTCCCCAGGTCTCCTCAATGACCAGCCTCGCCGAGCTGCGGCGGGAGCTCGGGGCACTGATGGCCCCCAATGCCAGCGCCGCCGGCTCAGGCGCCTTCGGGGCCCTGTCGCGCATCGCCTGTGGGCACCCCGAGGGCGGGGGGCTTAGGGTCCCCTCCCTCAATTGGTATGAGGACAACGACGTCAAAGCCTTCCTGGACCGCAACAGCTCGGAGCGGAGAGCCACGGCCCCGGACAGCGCCAGCAGTGAGCGGGCTGGGCTGCGGTAGTGGGGGGAGCTCAGCCAGGGGCTTGCTGGACACAGCCCCCCCAAGGCTGCCCGGGAGGTGGCGGGGGGCTTGTGGCAAGGGCTCGgctctgccccccacccaggTCCCTTCTGCCGAGAGCTGGTCCGCAGCCTGGAGTCCAGCCCCCTTTCGCAGATCTTATGGCGGGGGATCAAGCCCCTCTTCATGGGGAAGATCCTGTACACGCCGCCTGGCCCCGGCCCCGACAGCATCATGGCCGAGGTGAgcggggggctgaggggggcgCGGACGGGGGGGGttaccccagccctgcctcaccccctgccccacacagGTGAACCGGACCTTCCGGGAGCTGGCggtgctgggggaggcagggggtgCCTGGCGGGAGCTGGGACCCCGCATCTACACCTTCCTCAATGGCAGCCTGGAGATGCAGGTCCTCCGGGTGCGTGACCCCCAGACCCTCTCCCTGTTGGGAACAGGGCTGCGGTGGGGTGCGGGTTGGGGGGTGTGGTGGGGTGCAGCTGGGGCTCCTGGCCAGGAGGGGGGTGGGCTGCATCGTCCTGTGGTACCCTGGTGCTTTGCAGGATCTGCTGCTGGCCCCGGGGACGGCCCAGCTCCTGGACGGGTTCCTCAACGGCACCTCCTGGAAGCTGCCGGCGCTGGCGGGGTTCCTGGCGGGGCCGGCGGCAGGGCCGGGGCTCACCTGGCAGCAGGTGTACGCTGACGCCGACATGGTCCTGAGCACGCTGTCACAGTTCATGGAGGTGCGTGTCGCCCTGGCCGCCTGGGCGGGCTGGCTCCCTGAGCCCCActgagccctgcctgccctgcccgtaGTGTGTCTGCCTGGACAAGATCGAGGCAGTGGCCACCGAGGACCAGCTGGTGGCCCGggccctggagctgctggaggagcagcagttCTGGGCAGCTGTGGTCTTCCAGCCCCCCACCAATGCCACAGCCCCCGCGCTGCCCCCCCATGTCCGCTACAAGATCCGCATGGACATCGACGATGTCACGAGGACCAACAAGATCAAGGACAGGTCGGGGGACGCCCACCCCTTCGGTCTCCACGACCCCCAAGCATCCTGCGCCCGTGGCGGGGGGAGCCCCCCTCCCAGCACCGTGCTCTGCCCCCAGGTTTTGGGACCCAGGCCCTGCGGCCGACCCCTTCAGCGACCTGCGCTACGTGTGGGGGGGGTTCATCTACGTGCAGGACCTGGTGGAGCAGGCGGTGGTGCGGGTGCAGACCGGGGCTGCCCCACAGACGGGGGTCTACGTCCAGCAAATGCCCTACCCCTGCTACGTGGATGATGTGTGAGTGGGTGGTGGGGGGCAGCCCTGGACCCTCAAGTGACCCACTGCTGTGGGGAACGGGGCCGAGCACCCTGCAGCATCAGTGCCCTGAGGAGGTGGCATGGGGCTGGTCCATGCCCCAGGTGTCCCCTGCCTGGCAGTGGCCCCGGGGTGTCAGGCTGGAGGTGGAAGGGCTGGTGCCATCTCCCCCAGGTTTCTGCGGGTCCTGAACCGCTCGCTGCCCCTCTTCATGACGCTGGCCTGGATCTACTCGGTGGCCATGATCATCAAGGGGGTGGTGCACGAGAAGGAGACGCGTCTCAAGGAGACCATGAAGACTATGGGGCTGAGCAACGGGATCCTCTGGCTCAGCTGGTTCCTCAGCAGCTTcatccccttcctcctcagctctgccctcctTGTTCTCATCCTCAAGGCAGGTTgcagggcagaggggacagCGTGGGTGACACAGGGAGTGTCGGGGCTGGGAGCCAGCATGGGGGGCTCCACAGGCTCCAACCTGCCTCCATCTGCAGCTGGGAAACATCCTGCCCTACAGTGACCCGGCtgtcatcttcctcttcctcgGCACCTTCTCGGTGGCCACCATCAGCCAGTGCTTCCTCATCAGCACCTTCTTTCCCCGCGCTAACCTGGCCTCGGCTTGCGGTGGCATCATCTATTTCTCCCTCTACCTGCCCTATGTGCTGTGCGTCGCCTGGCGCGACCACATCACCTTCCCGCTCCGCGTCCTTGTGGTAAGCGGCCGTGGCAGCCCCCTCTCCGACATCCCTTGGGTGCCCCAGGCATGCcgggggggggctttggggatGAACCCCCCTGGGCTGGTCTTCTGCCCACACCGCTGTTCTTGCCACTGCCAGAGCCTGCTGTCACCGGTGGCCTTTGGCTTCGGCTGCGAGTACTTCTCCCTTTATGAGGAGCAGGGGGTGGGCATCCAGTGGCACAACCTGGGCACCAGCCCTGTGCCGGGAGACCCCTACAACTTCGCCACGGCCATGgggttgctgctgctggatgcTGGCCTCTACGGCCTGGCCACCTGGTACCTCGAGGGCGTCTTCCCAGGTGAGCATGGCCCCCCTGGCCCTCGGCAGCCCCTCCAGTCCCTTGgcagccccccggccccacTCAGCCCCTTGCCTGCTGCAGGTCAGTATGGGATCCCCAAGCCCTGGAATTTCCCCTTCCTGAAGAGCTACTGGCTTGGAGAGCCATCCTCGGCTGGGCACCCCCCGTACCCCACCAGCCCCTTCGCTGCACCCCAAGGTgagcccctgcccctgcccaccccagagCTGCATGGCTGAAGGGCGGCAGCCACAGAACTGGGCTCGAGCCCTTCCTCCTGGGCTTTGCCCTCCCAGCGGGCTGTCCtgccccatggcagggggtCCTGCCCCCTGTGACAAAGGGTCCTGCCCCCGGCGAGCGGTCCTGCCTGGGACATGACCCTCTGGTGGCTTCCAGTGCTGGTGGAGGAGCCgcctgcccagctccagcctggcGTCTCCATCCGCAACCTGGTGAAGATTTACCGCAACAGCAGCCGCGTGGCCGTCAATGGGCTGAGCCTGGACTTCTACGAGGGGCAAATCACCTCCTTCCTGGGCCACAACGGAGCCGGCAAGACCACCACCATGTGAGACTGGGGGTCTGACCAGGGGAGCTGAGCAGCCACGGTTGGGACAGGAGCTgagcctggctctgccctggTGCTGTCCCAACCTGAGTCCCCACGAGGCTGGGCTCTGAGCACCTCACACAGAACAGGTCACCCCGGCCCCGAGCCCCACTGGTCCTGTGCTCCCTGACCCATTTTCCCCACTGGTTCCCCCATCCAGGTCCATCCTGACCGGcctcctgccccccacctccGGCACTGCCTATATCCTGGGCTGGGACATCCGCTCCGATATCGACAGCATCCGCAAAACCATGGGGATGTGTCCCCAGCACAACGTGCTCTTCGACATGTaggcaggggcagggcaggCGGGGGGGAGCAGTGCCGGGGGCTGGCGCAGGCAGGGCCCCCATCtcacccctgcctgccccagcctgaCAGTGGAGGAGCACGTCTGGTTCTACGGGCGGCTGAAGGGGCTGTCGGAGAAGCAGGtgaaggcagagatggagcagTTGATCCAGGACACGGGGCTGCCCCACAAGCGCCGGGAGCAGACCAGGAACCTCTCGGGTGCGTGCGGGGGGCAGGACCAGCACCCGAGCAGGGGTCcgctgccccagcccccccttCCAACGCTGTCCCTGCCGCCCCGCAGGCGGAATGCAGCGGAAGCTCTCGGTGGCCATCGCCTTCGTGGGCGGCTCCCGGGTGGTCATCCTGGACGAGCCCACGGCTGGCATCGACCCCTACTCCCGCCGCAGCatctgggagctgctgctcaaATACCGCAAAGGTCAGGGCTGGGGGGACCCCGCTTCGCCCTCTGTGCATCTGAGCCCCCCCAGCTGTGGAGAACTGGCAGCAGGGGCGAGCAGGGAGACGTGCCAAGTGGGGAGATGCCCAGAAAGGGGGAATCCAGCAAGGGGGTCTGGGGTccagcctgctccctgcccccaggCCGCACCATCATCCTCTCCACCCACTACATGGACGAGGCGGAACTGCTGGGGGACCGCACCGCCATCATCTCGCAGGGGCGGCTCTGCTGCTGCGGGTCCCCGCTCTTCCtcaaggccaggctgggcaCCGGCTACCACCTCACCCTGGTGAAGCGGGAGCGGGTCGGAATGGGCGGCAGCACCGGCAATGTCCCCGGCACCACCAAAAAGGTGGGTCCCTTGGCCCTGCTGAGCATCAGCCAAAAGGGTGCCCGGTGCCTCCGTCCCAGGTATCTGGGGGTGCTGAGCCCAGGCTTGGGGTTGGATCCTGCTACAGGGTGCTAGGCTCTGGCTACCGTTTCCCACAGGACGGCAGTGACTCGGAGCACAGCAGCGACACGGGCCTGGGCAGTGAGCGGGGCAGCGAGGCCAGCACTGTGGGTGAGGGTCCCGTCCCTCCCTGTGTCCTCAGTGCAGCATTACGCTCCTGGGTGCTCCCCATGTAGCCCCCATcagccgggggtgggggggccgtGGGCATATTCAGCCCCATGCCCTGCCCTGCCACCGGCTCTTGGCCCCCCTGCACTGGTGGGGCAGAAGCggctccctgccctcctgccccctGCAAGCcctcccagggacccccagacTGGGGTCCAGGGTGCTGTGCTGTCCACCGGCTCCTGCCCCAGGTTTCCAgccctccccgtcccccccagATGTGCCCCAGCTGTCGGCGCTGATCCAGAAGCTGGTGCCGGGCTCCCAGCTAGTGGAGGACATTGGGCACGAGGTGCTCTTCGTCCTGCCCTACAGTGGGGCCAAGGACGGGGCGTTCGGGGACCTCTTCCATGAGCTGGACACCCACCTGGGGGAACTGGGCATCTCCAGCTACGGCATCTCCGACACCACCCTGGAAGAGGTACCCAGAGGAGCTGTGGCCAGGGGGCTGCCTGTGGCTCCTGGGGTGCCCACCCTCCCTGGAGCTCTGCCGGGGGCTGCCCGTGACCTGGGGGATTTGCCTTGCCGGGATGGTGGGCACTGATGGCCGTGTTTAATgccagccccctcctgccctcagATCTTTCTGAAGGTGGCTCAGGACACTGGGGTGGACTCTGACTCAGCAGGTAAAACACCTCAGGGCTGGCTGGAGCTCAGCTTCAGGGTGCTAGGGTGCAGGGGGGGTCTGAGGGGAGATGCTcagcagcctggagcagaggggTGCgggtgtccccagcaccccatgtGGCCCTCACCcttcccagggctgggttcCCTGCTgggagcacccatgggtgcaggGAGGTATCACAGGCTGTGGCCTCGGTCCCACCCTGGTGCTCTCACCCCCGTTTTGTCAGGCACCAGGAGAGGAGCAGCCCCCGGCGAGGGAGGAGATGCAGAAGTGGCTGACGGGGAGCTGGGTAAGGAGGGGGGAGCTGAGACCTAGGACCCCCTGAGCTGGCCAGCCCCTGCtgctgggtgccccccacctccaccccgtgggctggggctggggccgtGGCATGTGTCCATCCAGGCACGTGTCCATCCAAGGAGGCATCCCTTCGGACACGCGTCCCTTTGGGCAGGTAGTGGGCAGGGGGAGGCTCAGGGATGCTCGTGCAGCATCGCTCCCGCCTGGCCTCGGTGTCAGGCAGGGCGAGGAGTGGGGACAGTGGCTGGTTTGGGGGAGCCTGGCTCTGGGCAGGGCTTGGGATGGGACATGAAATCCCAGGGAACGTACCCAGGCCCCTTCTCCTGGAGATAGAGCTGGTGTGGGGGCAGCTAtggcagtgtgtgtgtgggggggctGTGATTGTTTGGGGACCTGGCTCTGCCCCGGGTCAGCGCTAACCCCGGCTGGGCAGACATCGGCATGGCTGTAacccttctttcctctcctttacACTGAGTCCAAGGACCCCGTCGAGGTAGGAGCTGGGGGCTGGGAGGGTCTGGGGGGCTCCCATTGCATCCCTGCATGCAGCACCCCATCCCCACCAGGGTGGGGGACACAACCCTGCCAGCACACCGTTCCCCCTGCACGTCTCCCGACATGAACCCCTGCCCCTCGCCGC comes from Haliaeetus albicilla chromosome 8, bHalAlb1.1, whole genome shotgun sequence and encodes:
- the ABCA7 gene encoding phospholipid-transporting ATPase ABCA7 isoform X1 codes for the protein MAVGTQLGLLLWKNFTYRRRQRIQLAIELLWPLFLFFILISVRQSHPPFKQHECHFPNKALPSAGTLPWLQGIICNMNNPCFRHPTVGEAPGVVGNFDGSILSRLLAEARRVLVHTDGHRLLRGFAQLLPALRRLGGSGTQWRALPVRDYLREDETFSWFLWTNTSLPPELVDELMGARLNPRIFSLASTRLPLKAVVCNASELGGFLAGGDAASTQRLQRGLCNLPGPQLRAMEGSFLSQLDLPRLLVEQLSSEVGGIAGTTEALGTFLRDAASLMEEVSSMTSLAELRRELGALMAPNASAAGSGAFGALSRIACGHPEGGGLRVPSLNWYEDNDVKAFLDRNSSERRATAPDSASSPFCRELVRSLESSPLSQILWRGIKPLFMGKILYTPPGPGPDSIMAEVNRTFRELAVLGEAGGAWRELGPRIYTFLNGSLEMQVLRDLLLAPGTAQLLDGFLNGTSWKLPALAGFLAGPAAGPGLTWQQVYADADMVLSTLSQFMECVCLDKIEAVATEDQLVARALELLEEQQFWAAVVFQPPTNATAPALPPHVRYKIRMDIDDVTRTNKIKDRFWDPGPAADPFSDLRYVWGGFIYVQDLVEQAVVRVQTGAAPQTGVYVQQMPYPCYVDDVFLRVLNRSLPLFMTLAWIYSVAMIIKGVVHEKETRLKETMKTMGLSNGILWLSWFLSSFIPFLLSSALLVLILKLGNILPYSDPAVIFLFLGTFSVATISQCFLISTFFPRANLASACGGIIYFSLYLPYVLCVAWRDHITFPLRVLVSLLSPVAFGFGCEYFSLYEEQGVGIQWHNLGTSPVPGDPYNFATAMGLLLLDAGLYGLATWYLEGVFPGQYGIPKPWNFPFLKSYWLGEPSSAGHPPYPTSPFAAPQVLVEEPPAQLQPGVSIRNLVKIYRNSSRVAVNGLSLDFYEGQITSFLGHNGAGKTTTMSILTGLLPPTSGTAYILGWDIRSDIDSIRKTMGMCPQHNVLFDILTVEEHVWFYGRLKGLSEKQVKAEMEQLIQDTGLPHKRREQTRNLSGGMQRKLSVAIAFVGGSRVVILDEPTAGIDPYSRRSIWELLLKYRKGRTIILSTHYMDEAELLGDRTAIISQGRLCCCGSPLFLKARLGTGYHLTLVKRERVGMGGSTGNVPGTTKKDGSDSEHSSDTGLGSERGSEASTVDVPQLSALIQKLVPGSQLVEDIGHEVLFVLPYSGAKDGAFGDLFHELDTHLGELGISSYGISDTTLEEIFLKVAQDTGVDSDSAGTRRGAAPGEGGDAEVADGELVQGPRRAEEPRETDLLRGAAGQASRRVRGWALTRQQLRALFIKRMLHARRSTRGFFAQIVLPAVFVCIALLFSLIVPPFGKYPPLRLQPWMYGQQFTFFSNDAPGDPDTARLLAALLAEPGFGTKCMKDADEATAPCPPASHPDGFLVPPAPPALLEALQRGNWTRAEPSPRCQCSGPGAQRMLPDCPEGAGGLPPPQVQRGTGDILQNLTGRNISDYLVKTYPQIIHWGLRNKKWVNEQRYGGFSLGAGSSQALPSAAEVDEAVLELRALFNITPGSPSDRLLGNLSRFIEGLDARRNIKVWFNNKGWHAMVSFVNVASNGLLRAWLPAGTDPALYGITATNHPLNLTKEQLSEAALMATSVDVLVSICVIFAMSFVPASFVLFLIEERVSKAKHLQFVSGMKPVTYWLGNFTWDMCNYLVPALLVILIFLCFQQESYVSSANLPSLVLLLLLYGWSITPLMYPASFLFSIPSTAYVALTCINLFIGINGSVATFVLELFVDQNLNNINRILKKVFLVFPHFCLGRGLIDMVKNQAMADAFERFGDRHFVSPLSWDLAGKNMFAMAVEGVIFFLFTILLQYRFFLRLGPRALQLPSLGEEDGDVARERARVGSTPPHSHLLLLKDLTKVYRRRKAPAVDRLCVAIPPGECFGLLGVNGAGKTSTFKMLTGDTEVTLGEAWLKGHSVLTDLQSVHQHMGYCPQFDAITDLLTGREHLEFYSRLRGIPEEETPRVAQWGITKLGLGPHADRPAGKYSGGNKRKLSTAIALLGSPPVIFLDEPTTGMDPRARRFLWDCILSVIREGRSVVLTSHSMEECEALCTRMAIMVNGRFRCLGSVQHLKNRFGDGYTVVVRVGGPGPAPVESLMQHRFPGIVLKERHGGLLQYQLPSHAGSLASVFSVLAAHRGPCHIEDYSVSQTTLDQVFVHFAREQSDEDPGGAAAPGQDVAPVAPRPGRRLTPFLEDDSYQESAV
- the ABCA7 gene encoding phospholipid-transporting ATPase ABCA7 isoform X2; translation: MAVGTQLGLLLWKNFTYRRRQRIQLAIELLWPLFLFFILISVRQSHPPFKQHECHFPNKALPSAGTLPWLQGIICNMNNPCFRHPTVGEAPGVVGNFDGSILSRLLAEARRVLVHTDGHRLLRGFAQLLPALRRLGGSGTQWRALPVRDYLREDETFSWFLWTNTSLPPELVDELMGARLNPRIFSLASTRLPLKAVVCNASELGGFLAGGDAASTQRLQRGLCNLPGPQLRAMEGSFLSQLDLPRLLVEQLSSEVGGIAGTTEALGTFLRDAASLMEEVSSMTSLAELRRELGALMAPNASAAGSGAFGALSRIACGHPEGGGLRVPSLNWYEDNDVKAFLDRNSSERRATAPDSASSPFCRELVRSLESSPLSQILWRGIKPLFMGKILYTPPGPGPDSIMAEVNRTFRELAVLGEAGGAWRELGPRIYTFLNGSLEMQVLRDLLLAPGTAQLLDGFLNGTSWKLPALAGFLAGPAAGPGLTWQQVYADADMVLSTLSQFMECVCLDKIEAVATEDQLVARALELLEEQQFWAAVVFQPPTNATAPALPPHVRYKIRMDIDDVTRTNKIKDRFWDPGPAADPFSDLRYVWGGFIYVQDLVEQAVVRVQTGAAPQTGVYVQQMPYPCYVDDVFLRVLNRSLPLFMTLAWIYSVAMIIKGVVHEKETRLKETMKTMGLSNGILWLSWFLSSFIPFLLSSALLVLILKLGNILPYSDPAVIFLFLGTFSVATISQCFLISTFFPRANLASACGGIIYFSLYLPYVLCVAWRDHITFPLRVLVSLLSPVAFGFGCEYFSLYEEQGVGIQWHNLGTSPVPGDPYNFATAMGLLLLDAGLYGLATWYLEGVFPGQYGIPKPWNFPFLKSYWLGEPSSAGHPPYPTSPFAAPQVLVEEPPAQLQPGVSIRNLVKIYRNSSRVAVNGLSLDFYEGQITSFLGHNGAGKTTTMSILTGLLPPTSGTAYILGWDIRSDIDSIRKTMGMCPQHNVLFDILTVEEHVWFYGRLKGLSEKQVKAEMEQLIQDTGLPHKRREQTRNLSGGMQRKLSVAIAFVGGSRVVILDEPTAGIDPYSRRSIWELLLKYRKGRTIILSTHYMDEAELLGDRTAIISQGRLCCCGSPLFLKARLGTGYHLTLVKRERVGMGGSTGNVPGTTKKDGSDSEHSSDTGLGSERGSEASTVDVPQLSALIQKLVPGSQLVEDIGHEVLFVLPYSGAKDGAFGDLFHELDTHLGELGISSYGISDTTLEEIFLKVAQDTGVDSDSAGTRRGAAPGEGGDAEVADGELAEEPRETDLLRGAAGQASRRVRGWALTRQQLRALFIKRMLHARRSTRGFFAQIVLPAVFVCIALLFSLIVPPFGKYPPLRLQPWMYGQQFTFFSNDAPGDPDTARLLAALLAEPGFGTKCMKDADEATAPCPPASHPDGFLVPPAPPALLEALQRGNWTRAEPSPRCQCSGPGAQRMLPDCPEGAGGLPPPQVQRGTGDILQNLTGRNISDYLVKTYPQIIHWGLRNKKWVNEQRYGGFSLGAGSSQALPSAAEVDEAVLELRALFNITPGSPSDRLLGNLSRFIEGLDARRNIKVWFNNKGWHAMVSFVNVASNGLLRAWLPAGTDPALYGITATNHPLNLTKEQLSEAALMATSVDVLVSICVIFAMSFVPASFVLFLIEERVSKAKHLQFVSGMKPVTYWLGNFTWDMCNYLVPALLVILIFLCFQQESYVSSANLPSLVLLLLLYGWSITPLMYPASFLFSIPSTAYVALTCINLFIGINGSVATFVLELFVDQNLNNINRILKKVFLVFPHFCLGRGLIDMVKNQAMADAFERFGDRHFVSPLSWDLAGKNMFAMAVEGVIFFLFTILLQYRFFLRLGPRALQLPSLGEEDGDVARERARVGSTPPHSHLLLLKDLTKVYRRRKAPAVDRLCVAIPPGECFGLLGVNGAGKTSTFKMLTGDTEVTLGEAWLKGHSVLTDLQSVHQHMGYCPQFDAITDLLTGREHLEFYSRLRGIPEEETPRVAQWGITKLGLGPHADRPAGKYSGGNKRKLSTAIALLGSPPVIFLDEPTTGMDPRARRFLWDCILSVIREGRSVVLTSHSMEECEALCTRMAIMVNGRFRCLGSVQHLKNRFGDGYTVVVRVGGPGPAPVESLMQHRFPGIVLKERHGGLLQYQLPSHAGSLASVFSVLAAHRGPCHIEDYSVSQTTLDQVFVHFAREQSDEDPGGAAAPGQDVAPVAPRPGRRLTPFLEDDSYQESAV